In the genome of Thermoproteus tenax Kra 1, the window GCGCCTCCACGAGGGGCGCAGGGCGGTTGTGTTCGCCGGCCCGCCCGTGGCCTTTCTGGCTACGTTGTTTTTCGCCCGAGGCGATCTCCTGGGGGCATTCGCCGGGGCGCTCGCCTACTCTCTCGCCACATCTTATGCAGACATTGTGGCCAAGGCGGAGGCCGTACGGATGAGCTCGGGAGGCAGGGCGACGGCCCTCGGAGCGGTCAACGCGGCGTTCGGGCTCGGCTATATAGCGGCCGGCGGCATATACGGCTATCTACTCCAAGAGGGCCTCCTGGCTTGGGCCCCGGCGGCGTCCCTCTGTCTGGCCGCCGGCTCCTTCCTGTTCGCCTACCTCTCCCTGCGGAGTCTATAGACTCCCTCCTCTATCTTTTGGAGTCTGTACGTCCCAGCCCTCGTCTCCACCACTATCTCTCTGGGCCATCTCGACATGTCCACCCTCAAGACGCCCAAGCCCTCGAACAGAGCGCGCACCTCCCCCTCCCTTACGTCCTCATGTATCAATACGGCGAAGCCGTCGGCCCCCCTCGCCAGCGCTTGTGAGGCCTCCTTGACGTCGTCCCCGTTAGTTATATCGTATATGCTCCTGTAGTATTCCTCTCCCACGGACAGACAAAGAATCCCCGTTAAAAAGATCTCCGGGATCTTTTGTATGGCCAGAAGATATTGCCCGGTGTGCAAGAGGGCCGTAGAAGAGGAGATAGTCAGAAGGGAGAACTTGGTCATCAAACGTTGCCCCAACTGCGGCCACGTTTTTGCGCAGTACGAGGTGCGGAGGGCCGCGGCCAAATGAGTCTGCCCCGCATCGTAGGCGTCGTCCATCTGCCGCCGCTCCCCGGATCCCCCAGATACTCAGGCGACTTTTCCTCAATAGTCGAGTTCGCCGTAGAGAACGCCAGGCGTCTCGAAGACGCAGGCTTCGACGGAATCATCCTGGAGAACTTCAACGATGCCCCCTTCAAGCCGAGGGCCCGCGACCCCGAGACTATAGCCGCCATGGCCATCGCCGCTAGGGAGGTCCGGAGGGCGGTCTCAGTCCAGCTCGGCGTAAACATACTCAGAAACTCAGGGCCTGAGGCCGCCGCCGTCGCTTCCCTTTCGGGCGCGTCCTTCATTAGGGTCAATGCCCTGTGCGAGGTAGTCTCAGCGCCCGAGGGTCTGTTGGAGCCTGTGGCCAGAGAGATCGCCGAGGTGCAGGCGAGGCTGAAGAGCGCCGTCAAGATCCTAGCCGACGTGCACGTGAAACACGGATGGCCTCTCCACGGGAGACCTCTGCGGGAGGTCGCCGAGGATTGCGCCGAGAGGGGAGGGGCCTCCGCCGTCGTAGTCTCGGGCGGCAGGACGGGCCTTCCCCCCGAGCCGTCGCAATTGGCTGAGCTGGCCGGGGCAGGTCTGCCCGTCTACGTAGGGAGCGGCACTACGCCCGACAACCTCAAGTCGTTCAGAGGAGCGTACGGCTTTATAGTCGGCACTTATCTAAAGGACGAGCGAGGGCGCATAGACCCCAAAAAGGCGAAGATATATGTGGAGGCGGCGCGGGACGCCTTGGGCCTAGGCCGTGGCTGACGGCGCCTCCTCCAGATACCACTCGAGTATCATGTCGTGCGCGTCGGCGAGACGCATGGCGGCTTTATAGGCCTTCCTCCAGCTCTCGTATTCCCCGGCCAGCTCCCAACCGGCGTCTAAAAGGTCGAGGTCCTCCTCCCTCCCGGTCACGAGGATCCTCCAGCCCTTGTGGTCGATCAAGACGCGGAACATGTATACGGGAAGTAAACAGGTATTTAAAGCCCTCAGGTAGAATAACGAATTCTCCTTCCGACTACATTGAAAGTTTCTGAGACGTCTTTGGGGCTCCGAGGATTTAAATAGGCTTATTGAAGTATACGTGGACCCGTTGGAGGACCTGCGGCGCAAGTTCCCCGGGAAGCCGCGCAGCTGGCTCAAGAGGGCGTTGGAGAGGCTGGGCGACGTCAGCGAGGAGAGAGGCTACTACGTCGTGAGGGGCAGGCCCGAGCTTGGGGACAGATATCCGGCCTACCACGTGTGGTGGTCTGAGTCGGAGAGGCGGTGGATCTGCACTTGTTATCTGACCGAGTGGGGGACGAGGAGGGCGCGCGGCGTGTGTACCCATGTGGCGGCCGTGATCCTCTACAGAGAGCATAAGGGGGCTCTGAGGAGGGCCGGGAGAGTCTATCTGGCCACCGGCGTAGTCAAATGTAGGGAGAGGCCGAGGGCCCAGGGAGAGGCGCTCGTTAGACAGATCCCGGGGAGGACTCTGTTGGACTACGCCGAGCCACAGTGGAAGATCGCCGTGATCTCTGGGCAGGATTCCGCCGAGGTTGAATGCGGAGGCAGAAGGATCGTGCTCAAGGGCGTGGAGATGGACTACGCCCAAGCCAGAGCCCTCGCGGAGGAGTTCCTAGGAAGCTGAACGGGCGTGGCGGGCCCGGCCAGAGTGCTCAAGCTCTCCCTCTACTATATGTTGCAGAGCTATTCTAAGCAGGCGTTGGCGTTCATTCTGGCGTCCACGGTCGCGGCCGCGCTCCCCCAAGCGCTGACGCCTCCGGCCTACCGAGGGGATCTAGCGAAGGCGCTTCTGCCCGCGATGGCGGCGCTCTTAACTGTGGTGGCCGCCATATCCGTCTTTACGTCGGCGGCGGCCTTCAAAGCCGACGTGGACTTCATCTATTCTACGCCGGCCGACCCCAGGGAGGTCTACTCGGCGAGGATCATAGGCGGGGCTCCGCTCTACGCCGCCTTTATGCTCTCCTATACCTTCTCCGCCGTAGACGTGGGAAACGCCGTGTGGTACGCAGTCGCCCTGGTTTCTCTATCCCTTGCGTTCTCGGCCGCCGGGGCCAACGCAGCCCTCCTCTCCCCAGCCGGCCGCGCGCTCTCGTTGTTGCCGCTGGCCATAGCCTCGGCGCTCGTCTACCTCAGCCCCGAGATATCGCCTTTATACGGCTTGGCCGCTCCGGCGCCCCTCTATTCGGCTTATGCGGCCGGCCTTTTCGGAGCCTATCTACTGGCAGCGCCTTGGAGGACTATAGAGGAGCTGTCGCGCAACGCCTACGGAGTGCTCGGGCAAGAGCCTCAGACAGGCGAAAGTAAGTCCAGATTACCAGACAGCTTCTGGGGCGTGGTCTGGACTACGACTGTCCGGGCCCCCTTCACGGCTAGGGCGAGCGCGCGGGGCACCGTCGTGATATACCAACGGACCTTCAACGCGCTGAAGTATCTGACCCCTGCGTCTCTCGCAGGCGCAACGGCCTATCTGGTCGCCGCCCTCTGGACTAAACACTACGCGGCCTCGTCAGTTATGGCGGCCTACGTAGTCTACATGGCCTTTGCTTCAGCCGCCGCTTTGGGTGTGGCAAACGAGAGGCTGTGGATAAGTCTGGCGGCCGATCCGCTCAGATATCTACGATATAGGGCTCTGGCCAGGACGCTCCTCTCCGCTTTAGTCCTCTCGCCATGGATAGCCGCCTTCGCGCTGGCGTCCCTCCTCTATCCGCCCGCCCTCTACCTCTCGGCGTTTTTGGCCTCGTCTGTGCTAGTGTTGCCCTCTCTGAGCTGGATAGCGGCCGCCTACTCCGGCATCCCCCAGATCAGAGAGCTGGGGCTTGCCCAGAGGCCCCAGAGGATCTCCCTCAGGAATCTGCTCATGGTCGCCACTATAGTTTTGTTCATGGCTCTGAACATAGCCCCCTTCTTTCTATCGGCTATTGCGTATTCGGCGGACGCCTTCAGAGGCCTCAGCTCAGCCGCCGAGGTCTACGCCGCGGTCTCCCTCGCCGCCTCCCTCTTGGCGTTCTGCCTCCTCGTCTGTTCGGAGGCCGGGAGGCCCGTGTGGATGTGGGCGGTCAACAAGCTGTCGGAGAACGGCTACGTTTGAGGCTCTCTCTGCGGCCTTCCGCTCGCTCTAGAGGGCGGGGCTTATAAACTTGCGCGCTTCAATGCCACGTGATAAGGCACATTATGCTCTCCTCGAGGTTTCTGGACGCCCTCTTGAGGGGCGAGAAGAGGTCGACGATACGCCCGGGCGCGTTGAAAGTGGCCGAGGAGGTCTACATACACAGCAGGGGGGTTATAGCGGCTGCGGCCAAGGTGGAGAGAGTAGTCTACAAGAGGGTCCGCGATCTGACGGACGAGGACGCCAGAATGGACGGCTTCGGCAGCCTGGAGGAGCTTTTGGCCGAGCTCAAGAGGAGGTACAGACGCCTCGGGCCCGACAGCATTGTTACAGTCGTGGTCTTCGGCGAAGTGAGGCCGCTCAATGAGCCCGAGGAGACCGCCTATGGGGGGATGCGCCCCGAGCAGATAGCGAGGTTGGCCCTAAAGAGGCTCAGATTGAGCAGACGCGAGAGGGAGCTCTTGGAGGCAGTGGCCAAGTACAAGAGCATAAGGAGGGCGGCCGCGGCCCTCTTCGGAGATCCGCAGGAGAGGAGAGCCATCAGAGAGACGTTAAAAAGGGCGGCGAGAGAGCTAAGACGTGGAGGCTTGGCGGAGGAAGCAGGAGGCGCTGAGGAGGCTGAGGGAGCTTCTGAAGGACGTCGGAAGGGCCGAGAGAGACCACCACGCTAGGAGGCCCCCGAGGCCCTGTGGGATAACTGTCCACACCGGCGTCGGCTGCCCGCTGGCTTGTGCGTACTGCTATATATACGACATGGGGTTCCCCGGCGCCGTCAAGCCCTATCCTCTCGCGCCCCTCGAGATGGCCTACGCGTTGGCCGCCAACCCATATGTCGCCGTGGGAGAGCGGGGCACCCTTGTGGCCGTGGGCTCGGTCACTGAGCCGTTCCTCCCAGAGACGAGGGGGTTGGCGCTTGGATATATCGCGGCCATCGCCGAGAGCCTCGGGAACCCCATCCAAGTCTCCACCAAGTATCCTCCGCCGGCCGAGTTGGCTAGGTACTCAGCGGACGTGCTCATCAGCGTCACTGACGCCGAGGGGAGGCTTGAGCCCAGAGCGCCTAAGCCCGTCGAGAGGATCAAGGGAGCTGAGGAGCTGATAAAGAGGGGAGGCTCCGTCGCCCTCTTCGTCAGGCCCGTGGTCCCGGGCGTCACCGACCGCGACATAGAGCGTCTGCTCGCGCTGGCTTGGGACGCCGGCATTAGGCGGGTTATATTCGGCACACTGAGGGTCACCAGCGGCATAGCCGCCAGGCTGAGGCCTTCGGAGTCGATATCTCCCCCTACGCTCCGCCCAGGCTGGAGAGGAGGAGCAGATCCCGATAAAATATCCCAAGGCCAAGCTGGTCGAGGCGGCCGAGAGGTGGGGCTTCGAGGTCCTGCCCGCCTCTTGTGCCTCGAACGTGTTGGCCCACGGCCAGACTTGTGCGCTCTGCAGCTGGGGGCCGTGCGGCGGAGTTCCGAGAGTCGATGTAGAAGACGTGAGGGACTACCTAGAGGCCAGAGGGTACAGAGGGGCCGACCCCAGCTTCGACGGCAGAAGGGTGTCGGTGAAGGTGAGGCTGAGGAGGGAGGACAAAGTCTTCTTGGAACAAGCCCTGAGGGTTCCCGTCGTCGGCCAGGGGAGGGCGCCCCGACCGTCCTAGATGGGCTCCGCCGTCACGAGGCGAATTTAGCTCTACACTTCGGCACCTCCTGGGCCACTATCTTCAAAAGCCTCTCTCTGTCGGCCTTCGCCAGACATCTGGACATGAGGGCGTCCACATATACGGCCTCAAATTCATCCAACTCCTTCACGTATCTGTGGATGAGCCTCCTTGAGAGCGGCGGTATGTTGAGGGATTTGACCAGGGCCTTGGCGTCCCCCATTAAGTTGCCTCTCGGCACCACGTGGATCAGCCCCCTCTGGGCCAAGAGGGGGGCCTCGGCGGCCTCCCCAGAGAGCATCCTCAGGGCCGTGAGCCTGTCCAATCTGTCCAAGAGGGGCCTTGCGCCAAACGCGGGCGGTATGCCGGCCTTTGCCTCGGGGTAGCAGATGTAGACGTCAGGAGGAGCTATGACCAAGTCCGCCCAGAGCGCAATCTCCATCCCGATGCCCACCGCAGACCCGTTCAGGACCACGAACACCGGCTTCGCCGACGACGCCATTAGGGCGAAGAGGGACTTGATGGCTCTGACCGTCTCCCTGACAGAGTCGTAGTCGTCCCCCAGATTGACCCAGTCTATGCCGGCTGTGAAGTAGGCGCCTCCCATAGCGGTTATGACTACCTTGTCCACGTTCGGGTCTTGGCTGGCCAACATGAGCGCCGAAGTCAATTGAACGAGCACGTCCCTATTGATGCGGTTGAACTCGCCGTTGTCTACGGCTATAACGCCGATCCCCTCTTCGTTCCATATTTTGACTCTATTGAAGAATTTCTCCATGGAAAAAATGGATTTCTACTCTATATAGGTGACGTAGAAGTAGGATAACAACGCTGCCGACAAATCTATCAAAGCGCCGCCCCAAGCGATCCCTATATAGGGCGCTTGGGTTGCTGGATTCAACGCAAACGACAGCGCGGCCAACACCACGGCGAAGATGCCGCTTATGTAGCCGAAGTACTCAGCCGCCTTCTTGTAGGGCCAGCCGGAGCCCTTCACCCTAGGCGCCAGCTTGAGGGCGCCCGCCTCTTTGGCTCTGCGCCACACGAGATGTGCGGCGTACATGCCGACGAAGATTATCACTGGAGGCGGCAGTATAGTGATGAGGATCCAGGATGGCTCTACGGGCACGCCGGGCTGTATGGCGCCCCATAGGCTGAGCTCGATCACCCACGCCAACCCCGTTAAATACAAGGCGGTTATCCAAGGTCTGTCCAACGGGTGGAGCGCATCGCCTCTGTCTATCAAGGGGGTGAGCAATAAGATTATCAGAGGAATGAAGACGGCCATGACTATATCTGTGCCTAGGCCGAAGGGCATATCGGCCATCTTATAGATGAACAAGAAGAACCACGGCGGATAGGCTGGGAAGCCGGCGGCTTGGGGACTCGTCGGCGAGGGACCTGGATACGGCGAGAACAACACAGGCGTGGCGTTGACTATGCCGGGGAGCTGGAGGAATGAGGGCACGAACAATATAATGCCCCAGGTCAAGAACACGATGCCCGTCATAAAGATGAAGTTCCTGGGCCACCACGGCTTTATCCTAGGGTCGTTCCTCTGAAGAACGGCCGGGGCCTTGTAACCCACCTCGGCTGGCTCCGGCGCGAAGCCGTTCTGCTCCGCCAGATAGAAGTGGAGCACGAAGAAAAGTATGATCGCGGCGGCGAGGATTATATGCCAGCCGAGGAACCTCAGATAGGTCGCAGCGCTTCCGCCTGCGCCGAATATGACGGGTATCAGCCCGCTTAACCCAATGGACGAAACTACGGCTTTGCCCACATCTACGGCGTCCACCGACAACACATCGCCGGTCAGAGAATAGCCCAGGAAGGCGGTGCCTAGGGTTATGGCAAATAGCAATACGCCGAGGACCCACTGGGCCCCCCTAGGACGTTTGTAGTTGCCTCGGAAGAACTCGTAGAGGCCGTGTATATAGACGGCGAAGATCATTATATATGCTCCATAGAGATGGGAGGGGAGCAGTATTTTGCCGAACGGGATGTTGCCCAAGATGTACATAGTGGACTGATAGGCGCTTGCCGGCTCATAGTACAACATCAACAACAGCCCTGTTATCGCCTGCCAAATTAGGGCCGATGTAGCTATGGCCCCGAGCCAGTACTCTATGCTGAACATGTAGTCTGGCACCCCCATAAACGGCACATCTCTGAGGTGGAACACATCGGCGATCCAGTCGGAGATCCTCTCTATCAAGCCGCGCCTCTGGGACATAGCCTATCCAAGCGCAGGGTTCTGATAGAAGTTGACTACGGTCTGAGTGCCTTTGATCGGAGTGCCTCCCTGCAGATCGCCCACTGGATTGTTCACTACTTCCTGCGTTGGATTAGTGAAGCCAGGATGGCCGAAGACGACAGGTCCGATCATCCCGACGGCGTATAGCTGGTCCGTTGAGGGATCCCACTGGAGTATCACGGCGGGGAGCGGCGCTACAGCCGGGCCCGTTATGACGGCTCCGCCCTTGTACGGATCATACGTCGAGCCGTGGCAGTTGCAGTGGAGGACTCTGTCCATAGGGCCCTTGATTGTGATGGCCTTGCGTCCCGGCGGATAGAAGGTCATCTCGGGGAAGGTACAGCCGGCGTGTTGACATATAGCGCTGTAGGCCACTATGGACTTGTGGGGCCCCACGCCGCCTGGGAACGTATACGTGGCGCCAGTCTGAGGCACTGTCACTTTGACGGGGGGTACTGCCACCGGATTGTTGTTCTCATCGCCTAGATTTAGCAAGAAGACCGGCTCGTTGCTCAAGGGATAGTTGAACATGGCGATCTTCGGCTGGGCGTTCACAGGTATATCCGAGGCCTTGATCGGGTTGCCGTTTTCATCGACCAACAACAGCTTGGGGAACTCCGAGATGCTCTCTATAGGCGGCATCAAAAACTCCAGCCCCCTCAAAAGCCCCACGGTGACGCTTAGGCCCGCCAGAAGTATTATCCCCTGGAGCAGCCTGCGCCTCGACTCGTCTACGGGCAGACCCTGAGAGGTATTTGTACCCTCCATTAGCTCTTCTCCTCAATCAAATATTTTTAAATATTTTTCTAAATTAATTAGAAAAAAATGATATAAATATAGAAAAGGTACTTGTCCTATTCTCTTCCTAATCGTTTCCTATTAAATCAGATTAAAATAAAGATTTAATTCAAATTTTTCTATTGTTTATCTGGAAATTTTTAAATATCGAATTTACTATATAACATTTTATGCGGCATAATCCGGGCTCCAAGTTGGGACGCCACAAGGCGTTGTTGCTCCTGGCGCTCGTGGGCATCGTCGGAGCCCTCTATGTCCTTGCGCCGCTCCCGCTGGCGCAGGCGCCCAGCGGGATAGTGGCGTATAAGGTAGTCGGAAGCGCCAATTTACGGAGACCTGGCACTGAGAGCTTCTGGCAGAATATACCTTGGTACAACGTGACGTTGGTCCCCAATTTGAACCAACAGATGATACCTGTGTTGGCCAACGTCCCCACATCGGGCGCCGTGCCGTATCTGATGGTCAAAGCGGCTTGGAACGGGACCGACATAATCATCCTGCTCAAATGGCCGGACCCCTACGGCCCCAGCTACGCTGGACCTGCATCGATAGCAGGTCCGGGCCACTGGCCTCTAGTGTATAACCCCAACGGACCCCTTAACATGACCTTCCTCCAGCTTTTGACGAGCACATTCCACAAGAAGTACTTCGTTATAAACTCCAGCTACGCTGTTATCAAGGGCTCTCCGAGGCCCATGGAATACGTCCTAGCCTATATGGCTCCGCACTACGGCGTTTACTTCTACGGCTATTACGTAAATCTGACCAGCGGGCACTACTATCCTGACAGAGCGGCTATAATGTGGTACATGGGCTCCCAGCAGAGCCCCAGCGACTGTATGAACATAGGAGGCGGACACCCGAACTTCGCCGTGGGAGGCCAGCTGGGCCAGCTAATGCAGAGCTACCTGGGGAGCAACGTGGAGCCAAACACCGGAGGCTCGTTGAGCTCGGGCGCCGCCGATATATGGGAGTGGATCTCTGGAGCCACGGATCCGAAGGGCGACAACTTCAACTACTTCACTAATGCGACGTGGGACGTGGAGAACGGAATAAGCCAAGCCGCTGCCGAGCAGTTCGCCGCGGCTCCGCACGGATTCTTCATACACTTGTTCGCCAATCAGACGGGCTTGTACGACGTTGGCGACGGCGGCATCTGGTACCCCAACGCCACAGGGCCTGAGCCTGGATACTTCAGCGGCTACACAGGCGCCGTCTACGAGAACGGGTATTGGGTCGTCGAATTTGTGAGATCTCTACAAGCCACTATGCCCGACACAGTGAACTTAGTGCCGGGGCAGACGTACGATGTAGCGTTCGCTGTCTGGGCCGGCAAAGCCGGCGAGACCAGCTGGGATAAATCCATATCGCCCTCCTTTATACCTTTGACTATAGCCACGACGCCTCCTCCGACGACGACCACGACTGCTACCTCCACGACCACCTCCTCTGCAGCTCCGTCGACTACGTCCGCTCCGCCTACGACCACTGCAGTCTCCGGAGTGCCGTGGTCTGTTGTAACTGCGGCGATAGCAGGTATAATAATCGCCGTCATCGCCATCGCGATCGTGTTCGTAGCAGTACATAGAAAAGTACAAACGAAATAGAAATGATTTTTAAAAAAATAAATTATTATTTTTTTATTGTTCTAATTTTTAGTATTCTTTATATTTTACAATATATATTTAGAACTTTTCTGGGACCAATGATGCCCTTCCTTCCAAGCGGCGCCGCCGACGTGGCCCCCTTCCTGTTAGTCGGCACCTTCGCTGTGGCGGGTCTGGCCGTAGCCGCCCCGTGGCTTATATATGAGTCCGATGCCCCCTTGAGGCTTCCAACGTTTGCAATGACCTTGGCCTTGGTCTGGGGCGGCGTACTATTGAGCTTCATATATCCTCGTTATACATTCAACCAGATCTGGGTAGCGCTGAACATGGCCTACGCGGCTCTTGCGGCCGGGCTCGCAGTTTGGGCCGCGGCCAGATTGGGGCGCAGAGGCGTCTATCTGTGGCCCCTCACGGCTCTCGCGACCCTCTCCTCCGCCCTCTATCTGGTCCAAGTGTCGGTGGCATACTTCGGCGTCGCCGTGGGGGCTTGGACTATCTATGTGCCCTACGTCATGTTGTATCTAGCTCTGGCAGGCTTGGCGGGGCTTATGGCCATGGCGCTCGCCGGCCTGAGACCCAACTTGAGGATCGCCGTGGGCTACGCCGCAAGCCTCCTCATCGGGCTGGGCATGGCGATCCCGCTCTACGAGCTCACTGCGTCAAACGCCTTCATGCAACATATAATTGACATGGTCTTCGCCATGGGGCTCGGCGTTGTGACGACCCCCAGCTCGATACCTCTGGCCGCAGTATTTATGGGCCTCTACGTGGCCGCCCTGCTCATGTTGGCCGTGCGCTCTGCGGCAGAGGGGCCGTTCTATGGAGGAGCTGCGCTGGCCGGACTGGTCTACGCCACAAGCTCTTTCACCAACCACTCGATCCCCATATACTTCGCCTCAGTGATAGCGGCCTCCCTCGCGCTAGCGAACCTTGCCGAGTATTAGTCAAAAATATGACACAAAGAATAAAACCTCTATTTTATTACCGAAATAATGCAGAATGGAGCCAGGGAGAAGGCCCTAAATAGGGGGGAGGAGTGCCCGTACCACGCGGCCGCCTTGTGGCTTTTCGTGAGCTCCAAGGGCGCGCCCATCCGTCGGTCCATTATGGCCCTCCTGAGGAAGAGGCCCATGAACGCCAACGAGATAGCTAGCCTCTTGGGCGTGGACTACAGATCGGCAAGACACCATCTTGAAATATTGGAGAAATACGGCTTCGTCAAAAGGTTGAACAACGACTACGGCGCGCCCTATTTTCTGCCCGACGAGGTCTACAAAAACTGGGACAAGCTAGTGGACTTGCTCAAAAGCCACGGAGTCGATATTGAGGGCGACTAGACTCTCTGCGAGGCGCAGGCCGACAGATCTCCGCGGGTCACAGTCTGCCAGAAGGCGCACTCGTACGTCTGTATGGCCCTAGCAATGAACCGGTACCTCCCCCAGTCTAGATAACGTTGGGCGATGACCTCGGCTGCCTCTGTGAGCTGTTCGTAGGGGCCTGCGAACATGTCGAGGAACCTCGTGGACCTAACGCCGAGCTCCCTCGCCTTGGCCGAAAGTATTGCGCAAGCCTCACCCCATACGGGCAGATTCACAGTCATGGCTACGGCCAAGTCGCCCATGCTGCCGTGTAGAGCCAGCCAGGAGAGGAAATGCGTATAAGCTACGGCGAAGGGGCTCAGGCGCGCCCAGTCGAGCTGGACTCCGAGCTCCCCCGCTAGGTCTCTCAGAGCTCCGAGGGCTGTGTAGTCTCCGTCGATCAAGCCTTTGACGAAGGCGTACTCGTCGGGCGCAGAGGCCTTGGCCATCGCGGCCGACAGAGCTTTGAGGTCGTGTGGGACGATGTAGAGCTGATTGACGACGAAGGCCTTGAGCGCCTCTGCGTCGGCCCTCTTGGCCGCCTCCAGCGCCGCCGCGTTCAGAGGCCTCAGCTCCTCCCTCAGAGTCTCGATTACGCGGGCCATGACTCCCCCGAGTGAGCCGCCTCCCAGAACATCAGCTCGTACACTGAGGCGGTTCTGAAGGGCCCGGCGACCTCCTCCAGACGCGGCGAGAGGGACTCCAAGAGCTCTCTGAGCCTCCTCACTAGCGCCTTGTACTCAGAGCTCAGATAGACCGAGGCCCACCTCTTGTACAGCGGGACGGGATTGGAGGCAAGCAGCCCGGCGTGTCTCTCAGCTATGGCCTCGTAGGTCCAAAAACAGGGCAGAAGGGCGGAGAGACACTGGGCGAAGGAGCCGAGGGAGCAGACCGAGGAGAGATAGGACATATATGCGACGTTGGTGGGGTTGGGCCTAGTCCTTATCGCGTCCTCGAGAGTGAGCCCGAGCTCCCTCAAGAGGGACTCGTAGTTGGCCATCTCGCCGGTCAGCTCTCCGTGCGCCAGCTCCAACATAGCCTTCATGGAGGCCACGTCGGGCGCCCTCGCGGCCGCGAGCGCCAGAGCTCGGGCGAAGCCCACCAAGTAGTTGTAGTCCTGGAGGAGGTAGCCTTTGAATTTCTCGAGGGGCAGATCGCCTCTATACAGCGAGACGACGAAGGGGTGCTCCAGTATGGCCCTCCAGACATCCTCGGAGCTCTCCCTAAGTCTCTCCGTCAGAGACATAAAACTTATTGGAAATAGATTATTAAGTTTTGAGTGCTCTGTACAACTCCTCGGGCCTCACAGGGGTGGACCTCAGCCTTATCCTTCTGCCCGAGGCCCTCCTCACAGCGTCTTCAACGGCCCTTATAGTGGCGGCGGCCGCCGATATGGTGGGCGCCTCTCCGACGCCCTTAGTGCCCGTTGGATGCGCCGAGGCGTGGGGGGCCTCTGGGAAGAAGTTCTCGTAGCGCGGCGCCTCGACAGCCTTGGGGATGTGGTAGAAGGCGAAGTTGGGCGTAACGAGATTGCCGTCTTGGTCGTATACAGCCTCCTCGTAGAGCACCTGCGAGATCCCTTGGAGCGCGCCGCCGTGTATCTGCCCCGCTACGAGGAGCGGGTTTACCACAACGCCAATATCGTCGTAGGACTTGAACAACAGAGGTCTGACCAGCCCTGTCTCCGGGTCCAGCTCTACGGCAACGACGGCGACGCCGTAGGGGAACGTGGCCTTGGCCTTGTATACCTCCAGCGCCTCCACTTGGGCCTTGACCTTTCCGCGGTAGACGGCCTCCACAAGATCTCCCAACGATATGCTTTTGTCGCCCGACTTGAAGACTCCGCCTGCGT includes:
- a CDS encoding ASCH domain-containing protein, which translates into the protein MIRHIMLSSRFLDALLRGEKRSTIRPGALKVAEEVYIHSRGVIAAAAKVERVVYKRVRDLTDEDARMDGFGSLEELLAELKRRYRRLGPDSIVTVVVFGEVRPLNEPEETAYGGMRPEQIARLALKRLRLSRRERELLEAVAKYKSIRRAAAALFGDPQERRAIRETLKRAARELRRGGLAEEAGGAEEAEGASEGRRKGRERPPR
- a CDS encoding ethylbenzene dehydrogenase-related protein, with product MRHNPGSKLGRHKALLLLALVGIVGALYVLAPLPLAQAPSGIVAYKVVGSANLRRPGTESFWQNIPWYNVTLVPNLNQQMIPVLANVPTSGAVPYLMVKAAWNGTDIIILLKWPDPYGPSYAGPASIAGPGHWPLVYNPNGPLNMTFLQLLTSTFHKKYFVINSSYAVIKGSPRPMEYVLAYMAPHYGVYFYGYYVNLTSGHYYPDRAAIMWYMGSQQSPSDCMNIGGGHPNFAVGGQLGQLMQSYLGSNVEPNTGGSLSSGAADIWEWISGATDPKGDNFNYFTNATWDVENGISQAAAEQFAAAPHGFFIHLFANQTGLYDVGDGGIWYPNATGPEPGYFSGYTGAVYENGYWVVEFVRSLQATMPDTVNLVPGQTYDVAFAVWAGKAGETSWDKSISPSFIPLTIATTPPPTTTTTATSTTTSSAAPSTTSAPPTTTAVSGVPWSVVTAAIAGIIIAVIAIAIVFVAVHRKVQTK
- a CDS encoding ArsR/SmtB family transcription factor, producing the protein MQNGAREKALNRGEECPYHAAALWLFVSSKGAPIRRSIMALLRKRPMNANEIASLLGVDYRSARHHLEILEKYGFVKRLNNDYGAPYFLPDEVYKNWDKLVDLLKSHGVDIEGD
- a CDS encoding Rieske 2Fe-2S domain-containing protein; this encodes MEGTNTSQGLPVDESRRRLLQGIILLAGLSVTVGLLRGLEFLMPPIESISEFPKLLLVDENGNPIKASDIPVNAQPKIAMFNYPLSNEPVFLLNLGDENNNPVAVPPVKVTVPQTGATYTFPGGVGPHKSIVAYSAICQHAGCTFPEMTFYPPGRKAITIKGPMDRVLHCNCHGSTYDPYKGGAVITGPAVAPLPAVILQWDPSTDQLYAVGMIGPVVFGHPGFTNPTQEVVNNPVGDLQGGTPIKGTQTVVNFYQNPALG
- a CDS encoding zf-TFIIB domain-containing protein; protein product: MARRYCPVCKRAVEEEIVRRENLVIKRCPNCGHVFAQYEVRRAAAK
- a CDS encoding enoyl-CoA hydratase/isomerase family protein; its protein translation is MEKFFNRVKIWNEEGIGVIAVDNGEFNRINRDVLVQLTSALMLASQDPNVDKVVITAMGGAYFTAGIDWVNLGDDYDSVRETVRAIKSLFALMASSAKPVFVVLNGSAVGIGMEIALWADLVIAPPDVYICYPEAKAGIPPAFGARPLLDRLDRLTALRMLSGEAAEAPLLAQRGLIHVVPRGNLMGDAKALVKSLNIPPLSRRLIHRYVKELDEFEAVYVDALMSRCLAKADRERLLKIVAQEVPKCRAKFAS
- a CDS encoding cytochrome b; this translates as MSQRRGLIERISDWIADVFHLRDVPFMGVPDYMFSIEYWLGAIATSALIWQAITGLLLMLYYEPASAYQSTMYILGNIPFGKILLPSHLYGAYIMIFAVYIHGLYEFFRGNYKRPRGAQWVLGVLLFAITLGTAFLGYSLTGDVLSVDAVDVGKAVVSSIGLSGLIPVIFGAGGSAATYLRFLGWHIILAAAIILFFVLHFYLAEQNGFAPEPAEVGYKAPAVLQRNDPRIKPWWPRNFIFMTGIVFLTWGIILFVPSFLQLPGIVNATPVLFSPYPGPSPTSPQAAGFPAYPPWFFLFIYKMADMPFGLGTDIVMAVFIPLIILLLTPLIDRGDALHPLDRPWITALYLTGLAWVIELSLWGAIQPGVPVEPSWILITILPPPVIIFVGMYAAHLVWRRAKEAGALKLAPRVKGSGWPYKKAAEYFGYISGIFAVVLAALSFALNPATQAPYIGIAWGGALIDLSAALLSYFYVTYIE
- a CDS encoding BtpA/SgcQ family protein — protein: MSLPRIVGVVHLPPLPGSPRYSGDFSSIVEFAVENARRLEDAGFDGIILENFNDAPFKPRARDPETIAAMAIAAREVRRAVSVQLGVNILRNSGPEAAAVASLSGASFIRVNALCEVVSAPEGLLEPVAREIAEVQARLKSAVKILADVHVKHGWPLHGRPLREVAEDCAERGGASAVVVSGGRTGLPPEPSQLAELAGAGLPVYVGSGTTPDNLKSFRGAYGFIVGTYLKDERGRIDPKKAKIYVEAARDALGLGRG